The genomic DNA GCTGTTTTTCTTTCGGTTTTATGGTGGGCGGTGCTGGGATTGAACCAGCGACCCCTGCCGTGTGAAGGCAGTGCTCTCCCGCTGAGCTAACCGCCCGAAAGCGTGCGCAAATGATAGGGAGGCGCCCTTCAGGTGTCAACCCCTGGGCCGCCTTCCAGTTCTCGCGCCAGGGCCTCGCCACAGCGGCGGCAGTGGTAGCGCATGCGCCCCTGACGGATCCGGTTGTGCCGGGTAGTGGTGATACGGTGGGTGCTGCACGCGCAGCGGTAGCGCCAGCGCCGCTGGGTGCCGGGAATACCGCTGACATCCAGCGAATGCGTCCGGGTGGCGGGCACGCCCAGTGCGGCCATGACCTGGCGCCAGCCGGCGCCATGCCCTCGATCGCGGTACACGGCCCAGGCGGCCAAATGGGCCACCTCATGCGCCACCGTCTCACGGGCCGCCTGCCAGCCATCCGCCCGGCGCAGCAAGGGCGCGTTCAGGCCAATCCGGTGTTCCCGAAGCCAGGCCCGGCCCAGTGCACTCCCGCGATGGTAAAGCCGGACCGCCGGAACGGCATCGCCTTCCAATGCCGGCCAGCGGCTACCCAGCACACGCCAGTCCTCGGCCGTCCAGACACGCAGCTGCTCAAGACACTCGGCATCACTGGCTGGCGGACAGCCATTGGTCGCGTGGCCGGGTTGCTGGCCACCCGCGTTCGGCGCCCTGTGCCGCCCGCAGCAGCTCACGGCGCCTCGCTCCAACGGTCCGTGACGGCCCCGCGCGCCGCCGACCCGACCACGCGGGCGTACTTGCCCAGGACGCCGCGGGTTTCCCGCGGTTGGCGTGGCTGCCAGTTGGCCCGGCGGTCGGCCAGCTCGGTTTCATCCACATCCAGCCGCAGCAGGTTGGCGTCCGCGTCCATGGTGATGGTATCGCCCTCCTCCACCAGCGCGATGGTCCCGCCTGCCGCTGCTTCGGGGGCCACATGGCCAACCACCAGCCCGCGTGTGCCGCCCGAAAACCGTCCGTCCGTGATCAACCCCACGCTCTCACCCAGCCCGGCCCCCATCAGGGCTGCGGTGGGTGAGAGCATTTCCCGCATTCCGGGACCACCCTTGGGCCCTTCATTCCGGATGACGACCACGTCACCGGCTTGGATGTGCCCGGCCAGGATAGCCTCCAGGCAGTCCTCCTCGGATTCGAAGACCCGGGCCGGCCCGACGATACGCCGCTGCTTCAGACCGGAGACCTTGGCCACCGCCCCCTCCTCCGCCAGGTTTCCGCGGAGGATCGCAAGATGCCCCACCGGATATAGCGGATCGTCCAGCGTGTGGATGATGGACTGATCGGCGGACGGACGCGCTGGCACGTCGGCCAGGGTTTCAGCCATCGTTCTGCCGGTGATGGTCAGGCAATCGCCGTGCAGCAGGCCGCCATCCAGCAGCAGTCGCAACACCTGGGGCGTACCGCCCACCTCGTGGAATTCGGTGGTCACATACTGCCCCGAAGGGCGCAGGTCACAGAGCACCGGCACCTTGTGCCGGATGCGTTCCACGTCGTCCAGGTCGAAGGGGACATCCGCCGCATCGGCGATGGCCAGCAGGTGCAGCACGGCGTTGGTAGAGCCCCCCACCGCCATCACCAGGGCAAAGGCGTTCTCGAAGGCCTCCCGGGTGAGGATGTCCCGGGGCTTGCGATCCGCCCGGACCGCCTCCATCAACACGCGGGCAGCGGCCGCGACGTCATCGCCCTTTTCGTCCGCCTCGGCGGCCAGCGTGGAGCTGGCGGGCAGGCTCATCCCCATGGCCTCGAAAGCGCTGGACATGGTATTGGCGGTGTACATGCCGCCACAGGAGCCGGCCCCCGGACAGGCGTTGCGCTCCACCCCCAGCAGATCCTCATCACTCATACGCCCGGCCGAGGCTTGCCCGACCGCCTCAAAGGCCGAGACGATATCCAGGCGCTCGCCCTTGTAGTAGCCGGGGCGAATGGTCCCGCCGTAGACGAACAATGCGGGGATGTTCATACGCGCGATGGCGATCATCGCGCCCGGCATGTTCTTGTCGCAGCCCCCGGTGGCCAGCACACCATCCAGGCTCTGGCCCTGGCAGACGGTCTCGATGGCGTCGGCGATCACTTCCCGTGACACCAGCGAATAGCGCATGCCCGGCGTACCCATGGCGATGCCGTCGGACACCGTAGGCACGCCGAACTCCGGCGCCATGGCCCCCGCCTCATGCAGCGCCTCCACGGCCCGCCGCGTCAACGCCGCGATGTGCATGTTGCAGGGGGTGATGGTGCTGTGGGCGTTGGCGACGCCGATGATGGGCTTTTCGAAGTCCTCATCGCGGAAGCCGGTAGCGCGGAGCATGGCCCGGTTGGGGGTGCGACGCAGGCCCGCGGTGACAACACGACTACGACGGTTATCGCTCATCAGATGCACTCCTGCCGAGTAGACCCTATGGATCGGGATAGGGCGGACCCCCGACCACACGCTTCGGCGGCCGGAGGTTCAAAGCTTAGCAGGAGGAACCGGCGCCCGGACAGGCACGACCGGCACGCCTCAGGTCTGGAAGGCGCGGACCGACTGGTCCAGGTGGCGGGCCCGCCGCTCGAGCTCCTCGCAGGCCTGGCTGGTGGCCTGGGCCCCGTCAGTGGCGTCGGCAGAGGCCTCCCGCACCGAGACCAAGCGCCGGTTGATCTCCTCGGCCGCCGCACTCTGCTGCTCAGAGGCGCTCGCGATCTGGTCATTCATATCGTTGATGCGTTGCACCGCATCGTCGATGTCGGAGAGCCGCTGACCGGCGGCGCGGGCCGCCTCGACCGCCTGCGCTGATGATTCATTGCCGGCGGTAACCACCTGGTAGACCCCGCCAGCCTCCTCCCGGAGCCGCCCGATCATGCCCGCGATCTCCTCGGTGGACTCGCGGGTACGCTGGGCCAGCAGCCGGACTTCGTCAGCCACCACGGAGAAGCCGCGTCCATGTTCACCGGCGCGGGCGGACTCGATAGCCGCGTTGAGCGCCAGAAGGTTGGTCTGCTCCGAGACATCGCGGATCACGTCCACCACGGTGCCGATCCGATCGCTCTCCTGGTTCAGACGCTCCACTACGCCCGCTGCCTGCTCCACGGCTTGCGCAAGCGTGGTGATTCGGTCCTGCGCGTCGCTCACCACACCGCGCCCCGCCTTCGTGGCCTGGCGGGCCTCGCTGGCGGATTCCGCCGCCGCGGCGGCATTCCGGGCGACCTCCTGGGTCGTGGCCGCCATCTGATTCATGGCACCGGCGATCTCGTCCGTGTCCTCCTGTTGCTGCCGCACCCGCTGCCCGGTGCCCTGCGCATCCGTACGGAGCTGCTCTACCGTGGCCATAACCGATTCTGCGGCGGTGCGGGCGCTCCTCACCCCGCCGTGCACCTTGTCCAGGAAGGTGTTCACACCCTGGGTGACCCGGCCGTGGGCCACCGGGTGGCGCCAGGTGAGGTCCACCTGCTCGCCCTCCACGGCAAGGCGCTCGCCCACTTCCCCAAGCTCTGCGGCCTGCTCGGCATCCCGGTGCAGGATGATGGCCATGTAAATAAGCAGCGAGGCCTGAAAGACGACATAACCGGCATGGAGGAACACCACCCCCCACCCGTGGTCGGCGTGCGAGAAGACATAGATCGGGAAGCCGCCGTGCTGCAGGACATGGCCGACCACATGGTGCAAAGCCGTCGCCACGGCCCCGGCCAGGATGACCAGCCAGTCCCGGTAATAAAGCAGCAGGGCCAGCAGCGCGAAGATGCCGAAGTGCATCTCGATCATGCCGTAAGCCAGGTGGATGGCGAGTGCCGAGTAGGCCATGAACGCAACGGCCACCATCACGCGGGTTACCCGCCTGCCCGGCAGGGCGAGGATCAAGCCACCGGACAGCAGCAGAATGGCAAGCCCGTAGCCTAGGGCCTGGCCCACCGACGTCCCCAACACCACCGCAATGCCCAAACAGTAAACCAGGTGAACCCCCAGCACGCCCGCCATGAGTCGATCGGCGTGCTGGTAATGCGCGATCAGGCCATTCTCATCGTGTTTCAATGCGTCCATCCGGGCCTCCGACGGCGTTGACGACACCTCTTTGCAGCTATCGGCAGAGGCCGCAAAGCCTTGAGCACCAGCGCCTCGCCATCACGCCGCCAGGTCACTCCCCGCGCGGTGTCCGTCCGGCGGCCAACAGCGTCTTGCGGCTCCAATCGGTGCGCTTGACGCGGTGGATGACCGCGGCACATTGCACCACGGGGCGGAGGTCACCGCCCAGGCGGCCCGCCATGATCAGCAGCCCCGCCAGTGCGACCAAGGCCACGCTAAGGGGTGAGAACAGCAGAAGCGGGGGGATCATCAGAGACCAGTAAAACAACAGCTTGCGACTCCCCCCGCGACTGAGCAGGAGCATCAATGCAATCAGAAAGCCGGAGAAGAGCAGCCCCGCACCCACCAGGGTCAGGCTGTCGGTCATGCGAAGACCGGAGAACACCAGTTCCCCGTGCCGGAT from Alkalispirillum mobile includes the following:
- the ilvD gene encoding dihydroxy-acid dehydratase; translated protein: MMSDNRRSRVVTAGLRRTPNRAMLRATGFRDEDFEKPIIGVANAHSTITPCNMHIAALTRRAVEALHEAGAMAPEFGVPTVSDGIAMGTPGMRYSLVSREVIADAIETVCQGQSLDGVLATGGCDKNMPGAMIAIARMNIPALFVYGGTIRPGYYKGERLDIVSAFEAVGQASAGRMSDEDLLGVERNACPGAGSCGGMYTANTMSSAFEAMGMSLPASSTLAAEADEKGDDVAAAARVLMEAVRADRKPRDILTREAFENAFALVMAVGGSTNAVLHLLAIADAADVPFDLDDVERIRHKVPVLCDLRPSGQYVTTEFHEVGGTPQVLRLLLDGGLLHGDCLTITGRTMAETLADVPARPSADQSIIHTLDDPLYPVGHLAILRGNLAEEGAVAKVSGLKQRRIVGPARVFESEEDCLEAILAGHIQAGDVVVIRNEGPKGGPGMREMLSPTAALMGAGLGESVGLITDGRFSGGTRGLVVGHVAPEAAAGGTIALVEEGDTITMDADANLLRLDVDETELADRRANWQPRQPRETRGVLGKYARVVGSAARGAVTDRWSEAP
- a CDS encoding SprT-like domain-containing protein; its protein translation is MSCCGRHRAPNAGGQQPGHATNGCPPASDAECLEQLRVWTAEDWRVLGSRWPALEGDAVPAVRLYHRGSALGRAWLREHRIGLNAPLLRRADGWQAARETVAHEVAHLAAWAVYRDRGHGAGWRQVMAALGVPATRTHSLDVSGIPGTQRRWRYRCACSTHRITTTRHNRIRQGRMRYHCRRCGEALARELEGGPGVDT
- a CDS encoding methyl-accepting chemotaxis protein, yielding MDALKHDENGLIAHYQHADRLMAGVLGVHLVYCLGIAVVLGTSVGQALGYGLAILLLSGGLILALPGRRVTRVMVAVAFMAYSALAIHLAYGMIEMHFGIFALLALLLYYRDWLVILAGAVATALHHVVGHVLQHGGFPIYVFSHADHGWGVVFLHAGYVVFQASLLIYMAIILHRDAEQAAELGEVGERLAVEGEQVDLTWRHPVAHGRVTQGVNTFLDKVHGGVRSARTAAESVMATVEQLRTDAQGTGQRVRQQQEDTDEIAGAMNQMAATTQEVARNAAAAAESASEARQATKAGRGVVSDAQDRITTLAQAVEQAAGVVERLNQESDRIGTVVDVIRDVSEQTNLLALNAAIESARAGEHGRGFSVVADEVRLLAQRTRESTEEIAGMIGRLREEAGGVYQVVTAGNESSAQAVEAARAAGQRLSDIDDAVQRINDMNDQIASASEQQSAAAEEINRRLVSVREASADATDGAQATSQACEELERRARHLDQSVRAFQT